Proteins from a genomic interval of candidate division WOR-3 bacterium:
- a CDS encoding DUF2089 domain-containing protein: MVSRCPVCESGMAVSELTCEACGTSVRGRFQVPDLCRLPDELYQFLLVFVKNRGVIRDVEKELGISYPTVRSRLDAVLAALGFGEQVGRSGSNEVIEMLERGEITPEEAEKMLRGESDSKQE; this comes from the coding sequence CTGGTTTCCCGCTGCCCGGTCTGCGAGTCGGGCATGGCGGTGTCGGAGTTGACCTGCGAGGCGTGCGGCACATCGGTCCGCGGCCGGTTTCAGGTTCCGGACCTGTGCCGGCTGCCCGATGAGCTGTACCAGTTCCTGCTGGTCTTCGTCAAGAACCGGGGCGTGATCCGCGACGTGGAGAAGGAGCTGGGGATCTCGTACCCGACCGTGCGCTCGCGCCTCGACGCGGTGCTCGCTGCCCTCGGGTTCGGAGAGCAGGTTGGCCGCTCTGGTTCGAACGAAGTAATCGAGATGCTGGAACGCGGAGAGATAACGCCGGAAGAGGCGGAGAAGATGCTCCGCGGCGAGAGTGACAGCAAGCAGGAGTGA